From the genome of Globicephala melas chromosome 16, mGloMel1.2, whole genome shotgun sequence, one region includes:
- the ZNF511 gene encoding zinc finger protein 511 isoform X1: MQLPPALHARLAGAPGSAEPLPVERDPAARTAPFRFAPRPVRFPREHDFFEEGDVQRHLYLQDVLTQVGGAPERPRVPEFTCQVAGCCQVFDALEDYEHHYHTLHRNVCSFCKRAFPSGHLLDTHILEWHDSLFQILAERQDMYQCLVEGCTEKFRTSRDRKEHLVMRHLYPADFRFDKPRKSRGPVMPGAAEQVLAEALGDDGVPSEGDAMEVCSEHVEPPPAPAGERRAYSHREMNSCPSAALAQLPRIWPERYHLPSVLVKVPHEDLKGPRREISTSNGGSSAALWRCCRAFPPRHGGPRTLARATLHVAGL, from the exons ATGCAGCTGCCACCCGCGCTGCACGCACGCCTGGCGGGGGCACCCGGGTCGGCCGAGCCTCTACCCGTGGAGCGGGACCCCGCGGCCAGGACCGCGCCCTTCCGCTTCGCGCCGCGCCCGGTGCGCTTCCCACGGGAGCACGACTTCTTTGAG GAAGGGGACGTGCAGCGGCACCTCTACCTCCAGGATGTGCTCACGCAGGTGGGCGGGGCGCCCGAGAGGCCCAG GGTACCCGAGTTCACGTGTCAGGTGGCCGGCTGCTGCCAGGTGTTCGACGCCCTGGAGGATTACGAGCACCACTACCACACTCTGCACAGAAACGTCTGCTCCTTCTGCAAGCGGGCCTTCCCTTCTGGACACCTGCTGGACACCCACATCTTGGAGTGGCACGACTCCCTCTTCCAGATTCTGGCCGAGCGGCAGGACATG TATCAGTGCCTGGTGGAGGGCTGCACAGAGAAGTTCAGAACCAGCAGAGACCGGAAGGAGCACCTGGTGATGCGTCATCTCTACCCTGCGGACTTCCGCTTCGATAAACCAAGGAAAAGCAGAGG CCCAGTCATGCCCGGTGCCGCTGAGCAGGTGTTGGCAGAAGCCCTGGGGGATGACGGGGTGCCGTCGGAAGGCGACGCCATGGAAGTCTGCTCTGAACACGTGGAGCCCCCACCAGCACCCGCGGGAGAGAGGCGGGCCTACAGCCACAG GGAGATGAACTCGTGTCCTTCAGCTGCCCTCGCACAGTTGCCCAGAATTTGGCCTGAGA GATACCATCTACCATCTGTTTTGGTCAAGGTGCCTCACGAGGATTTAAAAGGGCCAAGAAGAGAAATAAGCACCAGTAACGGCGGTTCCTCTGCGGCCCTGTGGCGGTGTTGCCGGGCTTTTCCTCCCCGCCACGGGGGCCCCAGAACCCTGGCCCGTGCCACCCTCCATGTCGCGGGCCTGTGA
- the TUBGCP2 gene encoding gamma-tubulin complex component 2 isoform X1 — MSEFRIHHDVNELLSLLRVHGGDGAEVYIDLLQKNRTPYVTTTVSAHSAKVKIAEFSRTPEDFLKKYDELKSKNTRNLDPLVYLLSKLTEDRETLQYLQQNAKDRAELVAGAPAAASRISVQELEELRKQLGSVATGPTWQQSLELTRKMLRDKQNKKNLGQRLPVFPAWVYERPMLLGDFLTGSGASMDAAVPIGTLPLAAQEAAVVEDLLYVLVGVDGRYVTAQPLTGRQSRTFLVDPSLDLSIRELVSRVLPAASSYSTVTRFVEEKSSFEYGQVNHALAAAMRTLVKEYLILVTQLEQLQRQGLLSLQKLWFHIQPAMRTVDILASLATSVDKGECVGGSTLSLLHDRSFSYTGDSQAQELCLYLTTAASVPYFEILEKWIYRGIIDDPYSEFMVEERELRKEKIQEDYNDRYWEQRYTVVQRQIPSFLQKMAGKVLSTGKYLNVVRECGRDVTCPVAKEVIYTLKERAYVEQIEKAFSYASKVLLDFLTEEKELVARLRSIKRYFLMDQGDFFVHFMDLTEEELKKPVDDITPTRLEALLELALRMSTANTDPFKDDLKIDLMPHDLITQLLRVLAIETKQEKAMVHADPTELTLSGLEAFSFDYVVKWPLSLIINRKALTRYQMLFRHMFYCKHVERQLCNVWISNKTAKQYSLHSAKWFAGAFTLRQRMLNFVQNIQYYMMFEVLEPTWHVLEKSLRSASNIDDVLAHHTSFLDSCLKDCMLTNPELLRVFSKLMSVCVMFTNCMQRFTQSMKLDSELGHLTLEHGTMRGPPTEAERAEERARKELARKCLAEHVDAPQLASSFEATISKFDKNFSAHLLDLLARLSIYSTSDCEHGMASVISRLDFNGFYTERLERLSAERSQKAAPPVPNPRGPPAPAPRVAVTAQ; from the exons ATGAGTGAATTTCGAATTCACCACGACGTCAATGAGCTGCTCAGCCTGCTGCGAGTGCACGGAGGGGACGGGGCCGAGGTCTACATCGACCTGCTGCAGAAGAATAGGACCCCGTATGTCACAACCACTGTGTCTGCACACAGCGCCAAA GTTAAAATAGCAGAATTTTCTCGTACTCCTGAGGACTTTCTGAAGAAATATGATGAGCTGAAATCTAAGAACACGAGGAACCTTGACCCCCTGGTGTACCTGCTGTCGAAGCTCACAGAGGACAGGGAG ACCCTGCAGTATTTACAGCAGAACGCCAAGGACAGAGCGGAGCTCGTGGCCGGCGCCCCCGCCGCAGCCTCCAGGATCTCCGTGCAGGAGCTGGAGGAGCTGAGGAAGCAGCTGGGCAGCGTGGCCACGGGCCCCACGTGGCAGCAG TCTCTGGAACTCACGAGAAAGATGCTTCGAGACAAGCAGAACAAAAAAAACTTGGGCCAGCGCCTCCCTGTCTTCCCAGCGTGGGTGTATGAGAGGCCCATGCTGCTCGGGGACTTCCTGACGGGCTCAGGCGCGAGCATGGACGCGGCTGTGCCCATCG GCACACTGCCCCTGGCCGCCCAGGAGGCAGCCGTCGTGGAGGACCTGCTGTACGTGCTGGTGGGTGTGGACGGCAGGTACGTCACCGCCCAGCCCCTCACGGGGAGGCAGAGCCGCACCTTCCTCGTGGACCCCAGCCTGGACCTGTCCATCCGGGAGCTGGTGAGCAGGGTCCTCCCGGCAGCCTCCAGCTACTCCACCGTGACCAG GTTCGTCGAGGAAAAGTCCTCCTTCGAGTACGGGCAGGTGAACCACGCCTTGGCGGCCGCCATGAGAACACTGGTAAAAGAGTACCTGATCCTGGTCACGCAGCTGGAGCAGCTGCAGAGGCAGGGCCTCCTGTCCCTGCAGAAGCTCTGGTTCCACATCCAGCCGGCCATGCGTACCGTGGACATCCTGGCTTCCCTGG CCACCTCGGTGGACAAAGGCGAGTGTGTCGGGGGGTCGACCCTGAGCCTCCTGCACGACCGCAGCTTCAGCTACACGGGCGACAGCCAGGCTCAGGAGCTGTGTCTGTACCTCACCACGGCCGCCAGCGTGCCCTACTTCGAGATCCTGGAGAAGTGGATCTACAGGGGCATCATCGACGACCCATACAG CGAGTTCATGGTGGAGGAGCGAGAGCTGCGCAAGGAGAAGATCCAGGAGGACTACAACGACAGGTACTGGGAGCAGCGCTACACCGTGGTGCAGCGGCAGATCCCGTCCTTCCTGCAGAAGATGGCGGGCAAGGTGCTCAGCACAG GAAAATATCTGAATGTGGTCAGAGAGTGTGGCCGTGACGTCACCTGCCCTGTGGCCAAAGAGGTCATCTACACGCTGAAGGAGCGCGCGTACGTGGAGCAGATCGAGAAGGCCTTCAGCTACGCCAGCAAGGTGCTGCTGGACTTCCTCACGGAGGAGAAGGAGCTCGTGGCCCGCCTGAG GTCCATCAAGCGCTACTTCCTGATGGACCAGGGCGACTTTTTCGTTCACTTCATGGACCTCACGGAGGAGGAGCTGAAGAAGCCGGTGGACGACATCACGCCCACCCGTCTGGAGGCGCTGCTGGAACTGGCCCTGCGCATGAGCACCGCCAACACCGACCCCTTCAAAGACGACCTCAAG ATCGACCTGATGCCTCACGACCTCATCACCCAGCTTCTGCGTGTCCTCGCCATCGAGACCAAGCAGGAGAAGGCGATGGTCCACGCTGACCCCACCGAACTCACGCTGAGCGGCCTGGAGGCCTTCTCCTTCGACTACGTGGTGAAGTGGCCCCTGTCTCTGATCATTAACAG GAAAGCCCTGACCCGCTATCAGATGCTCTTCAGACACATGTTCTACTGCAAGCACGTGGAACGGCAGCTCTGCAACGTCTGGATCAGCAACAAGACTGCCAAGCAGTACTCCCTGCACTCGGCCAAGTG GTTCGCAGGCGCTTTCACCCTGCGGCAGCGGATGCTCAACTTCGTCCAGAACATCCAGTACTACATGATGTTTGAGGTGCTGGAGCCGACCTGGCACGTCCTGGAGAAGAGCCTGAGATCT GCCTCCAACATCGATGACGTGCTGGCGCACCACACCAGCTTCCTGGACAGCTGCCTGAAGGACTGCATGCTGACCAACCCCGAACTGCTGCGTGTCTTCTCCAAGCTCATGTCCGTGTGCGTCATGTTCACCAACTGCATGCAG AGGTTCACGCAGAGCATGAAGCTGGATAGCGAGCTGGGCCACCTGACACTGGAGCACGGCACGATGCGGGGGCCGCCCACGGAGGCCGAGCGGGCCGAGGAGCGTGCCCGCAAGGAGCTTGCCCGCAAG TGCCTGGCCGAGCACGTGGACGCTCCGCAGCTGGCCTCCAGCTTCGAGGCCACCATCAGTAAGTTCGATAAGAATTTCTCAGCCCACCTGCTCGACCTCCTGGCCCGGCTGAGCATCTACAGCACCAGCGACTGCGAGCATGGCATGGCCAGCGTCATCTCCAG
- the ZNF511 gene encoding zinc finger protein 511 isoform X2, translated as MQLPPALHARLAGAPGSAEPLPVERDPAARTAPFRFAPRPVRFPREHDFFEEGDVQRHLYLQDVLTQVGGAPERPRVPEFTCQVAGCCQVFDALEDYEHHYHTLHRNVCSFCKRAFPSGHLLDTHILEWHDSLFQILAERQDMYQCLVEGCTEKFRTSRDRKEHLVMRHLYPADFRFDKPRKSRGPVMPGAAEQVLAEALGDDGVPSEGDAMEVCSEHVEPPPAPAGERRAYSHRIPSTICFGQGASRGFKRAKKRNKHQ; from the exons ATGCAGCTGCCACCCGCGCTGCACGCACGCCTGGCGGGGGCACCCGGGTCGGCCGAGCCTCTACCCGTGGAGCGGGACCCCGCGGCCAGGACCGCGCCCTTCCGCTTCGCGCCGCGCCCGGTGCGCTTCCCACGGGAGCACGACTTCTTTGAG GAAGGGGACGTGCAGCGGCACCTCTACCTCCAGGATGTGCTCACGCAGGTGGGCGGGGCGCCCGAGAGGCCCAG GGTACCCGAGTTCACGTGTCAGGTGGCCGGCTGCTGCCAGGTGTTCGACGCCCTGGAGGATTACGAGCACCACTACCACACTCTGCACAGAAACGTCTGCTCCTTCTGCAAGCGGGCCTTCCCTTCTGGACACCTGCTGGACACCCACATCTTGGAGTGGCACGACTCCCTCTTCCAGATTCTGGCCGAGCGGCAGGACATG TATCAGTGCCTGGTGGAGGGCTGCACAGAGAAGTTCAGAACCAGCAGAGACCGGAAGGAGCACCTGGTGATGCGTCATCTCTACCCTGCGGACTTCCGCTTCGATAAACCAAGGAAAAGCAGAGG CCCAGTCATGCCCGGTGCCGCTGAGCAGGTGTTGGCAGAAGCCCTGGGGGATGACGGGGTGCCGTCGGAAGGCGACGCCATGGAAGTCTGCTCTGAACACGTGGAGCCCCCACCAGCACCCGCGGGAGAGAGGCGGGCCTACAGCCACAG GATACCATCTACCATCTGTTTTGGTCAAGGTGCCTCACGAGGATTTAAAAGGGCCAAGAAGAGAAATAAGCACCAGTAA
- the TUBGCP2 gene encoding gamma-tubulin complex component 2 isoform X2 has translation MSEFRIHHDVNELLSLLRVHGGDGAEVYIDLLQKNRTPYVTTTVSAHSAKDFLKKYDELKSKNTRNLDPLVYLLSKLTEDRETLQYLQQNAKDRAELVAGAPAAASRISVQELEELRKQLGSVATGPTWQQSLELTRKMLRDKQNKKNLGQRLPVFPAWVYERPMLLGDFLTGSGASMDAAVPIGTLPLAAQEAAVVEDLLYVLVGVDGRYVTAQPLTGRQSRTFLVDPSLDLSIRELVSRVLPAASSYSTVTRFVEEKSSFEYGQVNHALAAAMRTLVKEYLILVTQLEQLQRQGLLSLQKLWFHIQPAMRTVDILASLATSVDKGECVGGSTLSLLHDRSFSYTGDSQAQELCLYLTTAASVPYFEILEKWIYRGIIDDPYSEFMVEERELRKEKIQEDYNDRYWEQRYTVVQRQIPSFLQKMAGKVLSTGKYLNVVRECGRDVTCPVAKEVIYTLKERAYVEQIEKAFSYASKVLLDFLTEEKELVARLRSIKRYFLMDQGDFFVHFMDLTEEELKKPVDDITPTRLEALLELALRMSTANTDPFKDDLKIDLMPHDLITQLLRVLAIETKQEKAMVHADPTELTLSGLEAFSFDYVVKWPLSLIINRKALTRYQMLFRHMFYCKHVERQLCNVWISNKTAKQYSLHSAKWFAGAFTLRQRMLNFVQNIQYYMMFEVLEPTWHVLEKSLRSASNIDDVLAHHTSFLDSCLKDCMLTNPELLRVFSKLMSVCVMFTNCMQRFTQSMKLDSELGHLTLEHGTMRGPPTEAERAEERARKELARKCLAEHVDAPQLASSFEATISKFDKNFSAHLLDLLARLSIYSTSDCEHGMASVISRLDFNGFYTERLERLSAERSQKAAPPVPNPRGPPAPAPRVAVTAQ, from the exons ATGAGTGAATTTCGAATTCACCACGACGTCAATGAGCTGCTCAGCCTGCTGCGAGTGCACGGAGGGGACGGGGCCGAGGTCTACATCGACCTGCTGCAGAAGAATAGGACCCCGTATGTCACAACCACTGTGTCTGCACACAGCGCCAAA GACTTTCTGAAGAAATATGATGAGCTGAAATCTAAGAACACGAGGAACCTTGACCCCCTGGTGTACCTGCTGTCGAAGCTCACAGAGGACAGGGAG ACCCTGCAGTATTTACAGCAGAACGCCAAGGACAGAGCGGAGCTCGTGGCCGGCGCCCCCGCCGCAGCCTCCAGGATCTCCGTGCAGGAGCTGGAGGAGCTGAGGAAGCAGCTGGGCAGCGTGGCCACGGGCCCCACGTGGCAGCAG TCTCTGGAACTCACGAGAAAGATGCTTCGAGACAAGCAGAACAAAAAAAACTTGGGCCAGCGCCTCCCTGTCTTCCCAGCGTGGGTGTATGAGAGGCCCATGCTGCTCGGGGACTTCCTGACGGGCTCAGGCGCGAGCATGGACGCGGCTGTGCCCATCG GCACACTGCCCCTGGCCGCCCAGGAGGCAGCCGTCGTGGAGGACCTGCTGTACGTGCTGGTGGGTGTGGACGGCAGGTACGTCACCGCCCAGCCCCTCACGGGGAGGCAGAGCCGCACCTTCCTCGTGGACCCCAGCCTGGACCTGTCCATCCGGGAGCTGGTGAGCAGGGTCCTCCCGGCAGCCTCCAGCTACTCCACCGTGACCAG GTTCGTCGAGGAAAAGTCCTCCTTCGAGTACGGGCAGGTGAACCACGCCTTGGCGGCCGCCATGAGAACACTGGTAAAAGAGTACCTGATCCTGGTCACGCAGCTGGAGCAGCTGCAGAGGCAGGGCCTCCTGTCCCTGCAGAAGCTCTGGTTCCACATCCAGCCGGCCATGCGTACCGTGGACATCCTGGCTTCCCTGG CCACCTCGGTGGACAAAGGCGAGTGTGTCGGGGGGTCGACCCTGAGCCTCCTGCACGACCGCAGCTTCAGCTACACGGGCGACAGCCAGGCTCAGGAGCTGTGTCTGTACCTCACCACGGCCGCCAGCGTGCCCTACTTCGAGATCCTGGAGAAGTGGATCTACAGGGGCATCATCGACGACCCATACAG CGAGTTCATGGTGGAGGAGCGAGAGCTGCGCAAGGAGAAGATCCAGGAGGACTACAACGACAGGTACTGGGAGCAGCGCTACACCGTGGTGCAGCGGCAGATCCCGTCCTTCCTGCAGAAGATGGCGGGCAAGGTGCTCAGCACAG GAAAATATCTGAATGTGGTCAGAGAGTGTGGCCGTGACGTCACCTGCCCTGTGGCCAAAGAGGTCATCTACACGCTGAAGGAGCGCGCGTACGTGGAGCAGATCGAGAAGGCCTTCAGCTACGCCAGCAAGGTGCTGCTGGACTTCCTCACGGAGGAGAAGGAGCTCGTGGCCCGCCTGAG GTCCATCAAGCGCTACTTCCTGATGGACCAGGGCGACTTTTTCGTTCACTTCATGGACCTCACGGAGGAGGAGCTGAAGAAGCCGGTGGACGACATCACGCCCACCCGTCTGGAGGCGCTGCTGGAACTGGCCCTGCGCATGAGCACCGCCAACACCGACCCCTTCAAAGACGACCTCAAG ATCGACCTGATGCCTCACGACCTCATCACCCAGCTTCTGCGTGTCCTCGCCATCGAGACCAAGCAGGAGAAGGCGATGGTCCACGCTGACCCCACCGAACTCACGCTGAGCGGCCTGGAGGCCTTCTCCTTCGACTACGTGGTGAAGTGGCCCCTGTCTCTGATCATTAACAG GAAAGCCCTGACCCGCTATCAGATGCTCTTCAGACACATGTTCTACTGCAAGCACGTGGAACGGCAGCTCTGCAACGTCTGGATCAGCAACAAGACTGCCAAGCAGTACTCCCTGCACTCGGCCAAGTG GTTCGCAGGCGCTTTCACCCTGCGGCAGCGGATGCTCAACTTCGTCCAGAACATCCAGTACTACATGATGTTTGAGGTGCTGGAGCCGACCTGGCACGTCCTGGAGAAGAGCCTGAGATCT GCCTCCAACATCGATGACGTGCTGGCGCACCACACCAGCTTCCTGGACAGCTGCCTGAAGGACTGCATGCTGACCAACCCCGAACTGCTGCGTGTCTTCTCCAAGCTCATGTCCGTGTGCGTCATGTTCACCAACTGCATGCAG AGGTTCACGCAGAGCATGAAGCTGGATAGCGAGCTGGGCCACCTGACACTGGAGCACGGCACGATGCGGGGGCCGCCCACGGAGGCCGAGCGGGCCGAGGAGCGTGCCCGCAAGGAGCTTGCCCGCAAG TGCCTGGCCGAGCACGTGGACGCTCCGCAGCTGGCCTCCAGCTTCGAGGCCACCATCAGTAAGTTCGATAAGAATTTCTCAGCCCACCTGCTCGACCTCCTGGCCCGGCTGAGCATCTACAGCACCAGCGACTGCGAGCATGGCATGGCCAGCGTCATCTCCAG